The proteins below are encoded in one region of Amycolatopsis magusensis:
- a CDS encoding MarR family winged helix-turn-helix transcriptional regulator, with translation MEKVGSSGLTPVDRVLDGLRGFGAHYTEFTRGFAAHLGLHSTDAAALVEILYAEDNGVPLSPARLSERISLSSGATTALLNRLERAGHIVRSREQPDRRIVTLRSSPEIQGPGREYFGPLAEHMGALLQKYSPAEVARFEEFLEDLQVTMDAVLAEQRE, from the coding sequence ATGGAGAAGGTCGGCTCCAGCGGGCTGACGCCGGTGGACCGGGTGCTGGACGGGCTGCGCGGGTTCGGCGCGCACTACACCGAGTTCACCCGGGGTTTCGCCGCGCACCTCGGCCTGCACTCCACCGACGCGGCGGCGCTGGTCGAAATCCTCTACGCGGAGGACAACGGTGTGCCCCTCTCGCCGGCGCGGCTGAGTGAGCGGATTTCGCTCAGTTCGGGTGCGACGACGGCTCTGCTGAACCGGCTGGAACGGGCGGGGCACATCGTCCGGAGCCGGGAACAGCCGGATCGGCGGATCGTGACGCTGCGGAGCAGTCCGGAAATCCAGGGGCCGGGCCGGGAGTACTTCGGGCCGCTGGCCGAGCACATGGGTGCCTTGCTGCAGAAGTACTCGCCTGCCGAAGTGGCGCGGTTCGAGGAATTCCTGGAGGACCTGCAGGTGACCATGGACGCGGTGCTGGCCGAACAGCGTGAGTGA
- a CDS encoding LLM class flavin-dependent oxidoreductase, translating to MQFGIFTVSDVTTDPTTGQTPDDTQRVRSMLKIAQHADQAGLDVFATGEHHNPPFVASSPTTLLGYLAGVTEHLTLSTSTTLITTNDPVKIAEDYAMLQVLSDGRMDLMLGRGNTGPVYPWFGQDIRQGIPLAIENYALLRRLWEEDVVDWEGKFRTPLQGFTSTPRPLDGVPPFVWHGSIRSPEIAEQAAYYGDGFFHNNIFWPMSHTAQMVNFYRRRFEHYGHGQADQAIVGLGGQAFMRKNSQDAWNEFRPYFDNAPVYGHGPSMEDFTASTPLTVGSPQQVIERYAGMREGVGDYQRQLFLVDHAGLPLKTVLEQIDLLAEEVVPVLRKEMEAQRPAHVPANPPSHADRVAAKQAELVS from the coding sequence ATGCAGTTCGGCATCTTCACCGTCAGCGACGTGACCACGGACCCGACCACCGGGCAGACCCCCGACGACACCCAGCGCGTCCGGTCGATGCTGAAGATCGCCCAGCACGCCGACCAGGCCGGGCTCGACGTCTTCGCCACCGGGGAGCACCACAACCCGCCCTTCGTCGCCTCCTCCCCGACCACCCTGCTCGGCTACCTCGCCGGGGTCACCGAGCACCTCACGCTGTCCACCTCGACCACGCTGATCACCACGAACGACCCGGTGAAGATCGCCGAGGACTACGCGATGCTGCAGGTGCTCTCCGACGGCCGGATGGACCTGATGCTCGGCCGCGGCAACACCGGCCCGGTCTACCCGTGGTTCGGCCAGGACATCCGCCAGGGCATCCCGCTGGCCATCGAGAACTACGCGCTGCTGCGGCGGCTGTGGGAGGAGGACGTGGTCGACTGGGAGGGCAAGTTCCGCACCCCGCTGCAGGGCTTCACCTCGACCCCGCGCCCGCTGGACGGCGTGCCGCCGTTCGTCTGGCACGGCTCCATCCGCAGCCCGGAGATCGCCGAGCAGGCCGCCTACTACGGCGACGGTTTCTTCCACAACAACATCTTCTGGCCGATGTCGCACACCGCGCAGATGGTCAACTTCTACCGCCGGCGGTTCGAGCACTACGGCCACGGGCAGGCGGACCAGGCGATCGTCGGCCTCGGCGGGCAGGCGTTCATGCGGAAGAACTCGCAGGACGCGTGGAACGAGTTCCGCCCGTACTTCGACAACGCGCCGGTCTACGGGCACGGCCCGTCGATGGAGGACTTCACCGCGAGCACCCCGCTGACCGTGGGCAGCCCGCAGCAGGTCATCGAGCGGTACGCGGGCATGCGCGAGGGCGTCGGCGACTACCAGCGCCAGCTGTTCCTCGTCGACCACGCCGGCCTGCCGCTGAAGACCGTGCTGGAGCAGATCGACCTGCTCGCCGAGGAGGTCGTCCCGGTGCTGCGCAAGGAGATGGAGGCGCAGCGGCCCGCACACGTGCCCGCGAACCCGCCGAGCCACGCCGACCGCGTCGCGGCCAAGCAGGCCGAACTCGTTTCCTGA
- a CDS encoding CGNR zinc finger domain-containing protein: protein MPAEFPEFRLGTVLATSFTATLTERQGDAVERIPTPQRLVDWLAVSGLAVDSCTTAQLERARELRESIHAAATAAALQDPLPASAVRVLNDCSVQGRAAAVLTPEGTRQWQLGSASRVEDALSVIAADAISIVAGERDGRLALCASPTCQAAFFDTSQSRTRKWCDMNTCGNRQKKARFNANRRKESSSTK from the coding sequence ATGCCTGCCGAGTTCCCCGAATTCCGTCTCGGCACGGTGCTGGCGACCAGCTTCACGGCCACGCTGACGGAGCGTCAGGGTGACGCCGTGGAGCGCATTCCCACCCCTCAGCGGCTCGTCGACTGGCTGGCGGTGAGCGGACTCGCCGTGGATTCCTGCACCACCGCCCAACTCGAACGCGCCCGGGAACTGCGGGAGTCGATCCACGCCGCCGCGACAGCCGCCGCGCTCCAGGACCCGCTTCCCGCGTCCGCCGTCCGAGTCCTCAACGACTGCAGCGTTCAGGGGCGGGCCGCGGCCGTCCTGACGCCCGAGGGCACGCGGCAGTGGCAGCTCGGTTCGGCTTCCCGCGTGGAAGACGCCCTCAGCGTGATCGCCGCCGACGCGATCAGCATCGTCGCCGGGGAACGAGACGGAAGATTGGCCTTGTGCGCGTCACCGACGTGCCAAGCCGCCTTCTTCGACACCAGCCAGAGTCGCACCCGGAAATGGTGCGACATGAACACTTGCGGGAACCGGCAGAAGAAAGCGCGCTTCAACGCCAACCGGCGCAAGGAGTCCAGCTCAACGAAGTGA